In Oryza sativa Japonica Group chromosome 1, ASM3414082v1, the genomic stretch GCTATAATATCATATTTACATACTGATTCTAAACACTAGTTATTGCACAGGTTGCACAGGCATGATGAATCAATCTCTTTTCCTGGTCGGAGAAATTGGGGGCAATGATTACAACCTACCTCTTCTCAGCGGGGTGTCCATTACAAAGATTCGCAGCTTCACTCCGAGTGTCATTGCCAAAATTTCTTCTACAATCACCGTGAGTAACGTGCCTATGTTACATCTTTTCTGTGTACCTTGAGACCCTGTATCAAGAAGCAATACAAAATTACATGGCTTGTAATGCAACAGCGTTGAGTTTGCAGGAATTGATTGGGCTTGGAGCCAAGACGCTGGTTGTTCCTGGTAACCTCCCCATTGGATGTGTTCCAAATTACCTCATGATATTCAAGAGTGGTAAGAAGGAAGATTATGAGCCAGAGACAGGTTGCCTCAGGTGGATGAACGAGTTCTCgcaataccacaacaaacttcttatagatgaattggaaaAGTTACGCAAGCTTCATCCTGATGTGGCCATCATCTATGCTGATTACTATGGAGCTGCCATGGAAGTTTTCCTTTCCCCTGAACAATTTGGTGAGTTCAGTTAATTCATTACTGTTTCTACTATGATTTCTTTTCGAAAGCTTAACACTACTAATTTTAGTTTTTAGGTTACAAGAAAAATACTCTATATGTGTTCTCTTAAATTTGATTACCttagtgcttctcaaacgaagCAAATCTGTCTGTATCCTTCATATGTTTGTAAGGTTCAGAAGTTTATTTTCATCATGTCACGTAATGCACCCCCACGCCAGACCTCTGTTCAGATATCTGCATTCTTATCATGGTATAGATATATTATGTGTATTACAAATTATTGCATTCTTACCATGGTATAGATACATTATGTGTATTACAAATTAACATGACATCACTTGTACCGAGTTTAAGACTGAACTAACTAGTCGGTTACACTAGAAAAACTGTCTAGAAGCCTTAATATGGAGGAAAGCGCATATTATCAAGAAAAagatcatttttttcttctgagtATAGCTTGTTTAACATTTCCCTAACCTCGGTTCAGGAATCAAAGATCCTTTGACAGCTTGTTGTGGTGGAGGAGGACCGTATGGTGTATCTGGAACTGCAAGATGTGGATATGGTGAATACAAGGTTTGCGATGACCCACAAAAGTTTGGGTCATGGGATGGCTTCCATCCATCAGAAGCTGCATACAAGGCCATTGCAATTGGACTGCTACGAGGTTCATATACACAACCTTCATTTGCTACCACCACTAATTCGTGCCCGCAAATTACTGAGCTCAGTTCTTCTGTTGAATACAAGGTCCTCTACGATTTGTAATTCtgtaactatattttttttattatatagaCAATACGTGTGATTAAAAGATGTAACGATTGTGGTATTTTTGCCTCATTACAGAACTGCAGAACTGTTCTACACAGAATGGCTGTTGCCCAAGTGATTGGCTGGCTCTTGTTATTCCTTCTCTGTTTTTAGTCACGACCACAAGG encodes the following:
- the LOC4326250 gene encoding GDSL esterase/lipase At1g28600 isoform X1, producing MDSSSTSGRKGGGLLLSPPPAAVVVAVAVLLSAAEAATEEPCYPRLFSFGDSLTDTGNFAFIYGNDSREPALRPPYGETFFHRATGRFSDGRLVVDFIADALGLPFVRPYLSGRTAGDFACGANFAVGGATALSPAFFRARGVPMADIVHLDMEMKWFRDLLKLLCPGDLAGCTGMMNQSLFLVGEIGGNDYNLPLLSGVSITKIRSFTPSVIAKISSTITELIGLGAKTLVVPGNLPIGCVPNYLMIFKSGKKEDYEPETGCLRWMNEFSQYHNKLLIDELEKLRKLHPDVAIIYADYYGAAMEVFLSPEQFGIKDPLTACCGGGGPYGVSGTARCGYGEYKVCDDPQKFGSWDGFHPSEAAYKAIAIGLLRGSYTQPSFATTTNSCPQITELSSSVEYKNCRTVLHRMAVAQVIGWLLLFLLCF
- the LOC4326250 gene encoding GDSL esterase/lipase At1g28600 isoform X2, which translates into the protein MDSSSTSGRKGGGLLLSPPPAAVVVAVAVLLSAAEAATEEPCYPRLFSFGDSLTDTGNFAFIYGNDSREPALRPPYGETFFHRATGRFSDGRLVVDFIADALGLPFVRPYLSGRTAGDFACGANFAVGGATALSPAFFRARGVPMADIVHLDMEMKWFRDLLKLLCPGDLAGCTGMMNQSLFLVGEIGGNDYNLPLLSGVSITKIRSFTPSVIAKISSTITELIGLGAKTLVVPGNLPIGCVPNYLMIFKSGKKEDYEPETGCLRWMNEFSQYHNKLLIDELEKLRKLHPDVAIIYADYYGAAMEVFLSPEQFGIKDPLTACCGGGGPYGVSGTARCGYGEYKVCDDPQKFGSWDGFHPSEAAYKAIAIGLLRGSYTQPSFATTTNSCPQITELSSSVEYKVLYDL